From Watersipora subatra chromosome 2, tzWatSuba1.1, whole genome shotgun sequence, one genomic window encodes:
- the LOC137387201 gene encoding small heat shock protein p36-like isoform X3, producing MSAEQKYTEVRGPAKTFSSTSTFSSSSTNRTVARNGGKPETTSESVESHSTTSSGDPISPINREFSDNFEELKRSILSGDAYKRNQRVNQNVERQRGQQQFKPAEGVTTIRPVRPPVETPIQPVKAKRVVNFSSTPTKTKSGPNSPPFTDRNSNHIATSPKMMNNYKTEMHIPVRRHHGDFDDFFKNRWLEHNTSHMDTEFDRRRIEWESKLDDMKRGFFNFSPFGDHHSQNHHYEAANAIQPLSWPFPDHRLWKNWPKFPNSSLSKLFPSTVSLGPTGNPEFAVRFNVKDFKPEEINVSTKGGRLTISATHEEKSGNSTSRKESKRTVDIPNDVQIGLMRSTLSKDGILSITAPIRPPNYLPGQPHNPALQSSAQITQQHANAVSSSPVGSVVTREADTGDALNYSLSIAGYQPQEVTVTVEGRKVTVHAKHEEDCGGRKVHNEMTKSFDLPPTVNAHNVRSYIKDGSTLFIEAHLRDDLAGKIHLVPVTHKSF from the exons ATGTCGGCTGAACAGAAATATACTGAAGTCCGCGGTCCAGCCAAAACATTTTCGTCTACATCAACCTTCTCGAGTTCTTCTACCAACAGAACGGTGGCACGAAATGGCGGAAAACCTGAAACAACGAGTGAGTCTGTCGAGTCGCATAGTACGACCTCCAGCGGAGATCCGATTTCACCAATCAACCGCGAGTTTTCTGACAACTTTGAGGAGCTGAAAAGATCGATTTTGAGTGGTGATGCGTACAAACGGAATCAGCGTGTCAACCAGAATGTGGAGCGTCAGCGAGGTCAGCAACAGTTTAAACCAGCTGAAGGGGTAACAACGATTCGACCAGTGCGACCTCCGGTGGAAACACCAATTCAGCCAGTGAAGGCTAAGAGGGTTGTAAATTTCAGCAGTACTCCGACTAAGACAAAGTCTGGTCCTAACTCACCACCATTTACTGATCGCAACAGCAACCATATCG CCACATCACCAAAAATGATGAACAATTACAAGACAGAAATGCACATCCCTGTGAGACGTCACCATGGTgactttgatgatttttttaaaaaccgATGGCTAGAGCACAACACATCTCACATGGATACCGAGTTTGATCGCAGACGTATCGAATGGGAGTCCAAGCTGGATGATATGAAGAGAGGTTTCTTTAATTTCTCACCTTTTGGTGACCACCACTCTCAGAACCACCACTATGAGGCAGCAAATGCAATTCAGCCA CTTTCCTGGCCATTCCCTGATCATCGTTTGTGGAAAAACTGGCCAAAATTTCCAAATAGTTCCTTGTCAAAGCTGTTT CCGTCAACCGTTTCTCTT GGGCCAACAGGAAACCCTGAGTTTGCTGTCAGATTCAATGTGAAAGACTTCAAACCAGAAGAGATTAATGTATCTACAAAGGGAGGACGACTCACAATATCAG CTACACACGAAGAGAAAAGTGGCAACAGCACATCTCGCAAGGAGTCTAAGCGCACAGTTGACATCCCAAACGATGTACAGATTGGGCTAATGAGGTCAACTCTCTCTAAGGATGGCATTCTCAGCATCACTGCCCCTATTCGCCCTCCTAATTATCTGCCTGGCCAGCCACATAACCCTGCCTTGCAATCTTCTGCCCAGATAACACAGCAG CATGCCAATGCTGTCAGTTCCAGCCCAGTTG GCTCTGTTGTCACAAGAGAGGCTGACACTGGAGACGCCCTCAACTATAGTTTATCCATTGCAGGGTATCAGCCACAGGAG GTGACAGTCACAGTTGAAGGAAGAAAAGTTACTGTTCACGCTAAGCATGAAGAAGACTGTGGAGGAAGGAAGGTTCACAATGAAATGACGAAGTCTTTCGATTTGCCACCTACAGTTAACGCCCATAACGTGAGGAGTTACATCAAAGATGGAAGCACTCTCTTCATCGAGGCTCATCTTCGAGACGATCTTGCTGGCAAAATTCACCTCGTTCCAGTCACACACAAGtcattttaa
- the LOC137387201 gene encoding small heat shock protein p36-like isoform X2, whose translation MSAEQKYTEVRGPAKTFSSTSTFSSSSTNRTVARNGGKPETTSESVESHSTTSSGDPISPINREFSDNFEELKRSILSGDAYKRNQRVNQNVERQRGQQQFKPAEGVTTIRPVRPPVETPIQPVKAKRVVNFSSTPTKTKSGPNSPPFTDRNSNHIATSPKMMNNYKTEMHIPVRRHHGDFDDFFKNRWLEHNTSHMDTEFDRRRIEWESKLDDMKRGFFNFSPFGDHHSQNHHYEAANAIQPLSWPFPDHRLWKNWPKFPNSSLSKLFPSTVSLGPTGNPEFAVRFNVKDFKPEEINVSTKGGRLTISATHEEKSGNSTSRKESKRTVDIPNDVQIGLMRSTLSKDGILSITAPIRPPNYLPGQPHNPALQSSAQITQQHANAVSSSPVGKMPGNVAVGSAGSVVTREADTGDALNYSLSIAGYQPQEVTVTVEGRKVTVHAKHEEDCGGRKVHNEMTKSFDLPPTVNAHNVRSYIKDGSTLFIEAHLRDDLAGKIHLVPVTHKSF comes from the exons ATGTCGGCTGAACAGAAATATACTGAAGTCCGCGGTCCAGCCAAAACATTTTCGTCTACATCAACCTTCTCGAGTTCTTCTACCAACAGAACGGTGGCACGAAATGGCGGAAAACCTGAAACAACGAGTGAGTCTGTCGAGTCGCATAGTACGACCTCCAGCGGAGATCCGATTTCACCAATCAACCGCGAGTTTTCTGACAACTTTGAGGAGCTGAAAAGATCGATTTTGAGTGGTGATGCGTACAAACGGAATCAGCGTGTCAACCAGAATGTGGAGCGTCAGCGAGGTCAGCAACAGTTTAAACCAGCTGAAGGGGTAACAACGATTCGACCAGTGCGACCTCCGGTGGAAACACCAATTCAGCCAGTGAAGGCTAAGAGGGTTGTAAATTTCAGCAGTACTCCGACTAAGACAAAGTCTGGTCCTAACTCACCACCATTTACTGATCGCAACAGCAACCATATCG CCACATCACCAAAAATGATGAACAATTACAAGACAGAAATGCACATCCCTGTGAGACGTCACCATGGTgactttgatgatttttttaaaaaccgATGGCTAGAGCACAACACATCTCACATGGATACCGAGTTTGATCGCAGACGTATCGAATGGGAGTCCAAGCTGGATGATATGAAGAGAGGTTTCTTTAATTTCTCACCTTTTGGTGACCACCACTCTCAGAACCACCACTATGAGGCAGCAAATGCAATTCAGCCA CTTTCCTGGCCATTCCCTGATCATCGTTTGTGGAAAAACTGGCCAAAATTTCCAAATAGTTCCTTGTCAAAGCTGTTT CCGTCAACCGTTTCTCTT GGGCCAACAGGAAACCCTGAGTTTGCTGTCAGATTCAATGTGAAAGACTTCAAACCAGAAGAGATTAATGTATCTACAAAGGGAGGACGACTCACAATATCAG CTACACACGAAGAGAAAAGTGGCAACAGCACATCTCGCAAGGAGTCTAAGCGCACAGTTGACATCCCAAACGATGTACAGATTGGGCTAATGAGGTCAACTCTCTCTAAGGATGGCATTCTCAGCATCACTGCCCCTATTCGCCCTCCTAATTATCTGCCTGGCCAGCCACATAACCCTGCCTTGCAATCTTCTGCCCAGATAACACAGCAG CATGCCAATGCTGTCAGTTCCAGCCCAGTTGGTAAAATGCCTGGAAACGTGGCTGTGGGTTCTGCAGGCTCTGTTGTCACAAGAGAGGCTGACACTGGAGACGCCCTCAACTATAGTTTATCCATTGCAGGGTATCAGCCACAGGAG GTGACAGTCACAGTTGAAGGAAGAAAAGTTACTGTTCACGCTAAGCATGAAGAAGACTGTGGAGGAAGGAAGGTTCACAATGAAATGACGAAGTCTTTCGATTTGCCACCTACAGTTAACGCCCATAACGTGAGGAGTTACATCAAAGATGGAAGCACTCTCTTCATCGAGGCTCATCTTCGAGACGATCTTGCTGGCAAAATTCACCTCGTTCCAGTCACACACAAGtcattttaa